In Solanum pennellii chromosome 7, SPENNV200, the following are encoded in one genomic region:
- the LOC107025536 gene encoding protein DETOXIFICATION 40, translated as MISSENDVNQPLIEKSRASDSESSIELESVLLDHSLPRWNRLRQATWIEMKLLFSLAAPAVMVYMINYLMSMSTQIFSGHIGNLELAAASLGNTGIQIFVYGLMLGMGSAVETLCGQAYGARKYDMLGVYLQRSTILLVLTGVLLTFVYVFSKPILLFLGQSPEIASAAAIFVYGLIPQIFAYAVNFPIQKFLQAQSIVAPSAYISAATLVLHLVMSWVATYKLGLGLLGVSLVLSLSWWMIVIGQFVYILKSEKCNTTWNGFSWKAFSGLPEFFKLSAASAVMLCLESWYFQIIVLLAGLLENPELTLDSLSICMTICGWVFMISVGFNAAASVRVSNELGAGHPKSASFSVRVVTTCSFITSVIAAILVLTFRDVLSYAFTGGEVVAEAVSDLCPLLALTLALNGIQPVLSGVAVGCGWQTFVAYVNVGCYYIVGVPLGALLGFYFKLGAKGIWLGMMGGTVMQTVILIWITIRTDWNKEVEAAQGRLNKWGDKKEPELKE; from the exons ATGATATCCTCTGAAAATGATGTTAACCAGCCATTAATAGAAAAAAGCAGAGCTTCAGATTCTGAATCCAGCATTGAATTGGAGAGTGTTCTATTGGATCATTCGTTACCTCGATGGAATCGTCTGCGTCAGGCGACGTGGATCGAAATGAAACTCCTTTTCTCCCTTGCTGCTCCTGCCGTTATGGTTTACATGATCAATTATCTCATGTCGATGTCTACACAAATCTTCTCTGGCCACATTGGTAACCTTGAGCTTGCTGCTGCTTCACTTGGAAATACTGGCATTCAAATTTTTGTGTATGGGCTTATG ttggGCATGGGAAGTGCTGTGGAGACACTTTGTGGTCAGGCATATGGAGCGAGGAAATACGATATGTTAGGAGTTTATCTTCAGAGATCGACGATTCTTCTCGTTCTAACAGGGGTATTGCTCacatttgtttatgttttcagTAAGCCAATTTTGCTATTCCTAGGGCAATCACCAGAAATTGCATCAGCCGCTGCGATATTTGTGTATGGTCTGATACCACAAATTTTCGCGTATGCTGTGAATTTTCCGATCCAGAAATTCCTTCAAGCGCAGAGCATTGTGGCACCGAGTGCTTACATTTCTGCAGCGACATTGGTGTTGCATCTAGTGATGAGTTGGGTGGCTACTTATAAACTTGGGCTGGGTTTGCTAGGGGTGTCACTCGTATTGAGTTTATCGTGGTGGATGATAGTGATAGGTCAATTTGTGTATATTTTGAAGAGTGAGAAGTGTAATACAACATGGAATGGGTTTAGTTGGAAGGCGTTTTCGGGTTTGCCAGAGTTCTTTAAGTTATCAGCAGCATCAGCTGTGATGCTATGCTTGGAGTCATGGTATTTTCAGATAATCGTTCTGCTTGCTGGCTTGCTTGAAAATCCAGAATTGACTTTGGATTCGCTTTCTATTTG CATGACGATTTGTGGTTGGGTGTTCATGATATCAGTTGGATTCAATGCAGCCGCAAG TGTACGAGTTAGCAATGAATTGGGAGCAGGGCATCCAAAATCAGCATCATTTTCAGTGAGAGTTGTCACAACATGCTCTTTCATCACCTCAGTGATTGCTGCAATCCTTGTTCTCACATTTCGTGACGTCCTTAGCTATGCCTTCACTGGAGGAGAAGTTGTGGCTGAAGCTGTCTCTGATCTCTGTCCGTTGCTCGCGCTTACCCTTGCACTTAATGGAATTCAGCCTGTCTTATCTG GTGTGGCTGTTGGCTGTGGATGGCAAACTTTTGTGGCTTATGTCAATGTAGGCTGCTATTACATTGTGGGAGTCCCATTGGGTGCTCTTCTTGGGTTCTACTTCAAACTTGGTGCTAAG